In Musa acuminata AAA Group cultivar baxijiao chromosome BXJ2-8, Cavendish_Baxijiao_AAA, whole genome shotgun sequence, one genomic interval encodes:
- the LOC135619760 gene encoding uncharacterized protein LOC135619760 isoform X1, which produces MNAKARTRSQGTKASPKNEKGSGKEKKTGMERNGSMATEDVSKRCQSRSDRKLALQQDVDKLRKKLRNEENIHRALERAFTRPLGALPRLPPYLPSHTLELLAEVAVLEEEVVRLEEQVVNFWQGLYHEAIFISSCKKTKELGSDARFLSQCSKTLEQPKSYSDSAYSEDSVFIKQPTSVQRSSNMDQTITSSTRFTNGKLAPKKPHSSLAVTDKQQGKENLISGNVGRNCKKSPAKKVPKVSAAAKRDTQADSWPKCTSVYDEGAEIKLSGCLKEAAFEKANTTSESTLHEPNGPNKLSEDILKCLMDVFSRMSSPGNTKEHMETSPSVSGSSGRLEESDSIDPYGICAEFGRRDIGPYKLFQAVETSLNVRDLLMGCSFLTSRLKRLLGELASVDLAGLTHQQKIAFWINIYNSCMMNAFLEQGIPANPEMIIALMLKAMINVGGHLLNAMTIEHFILRLPYRSTQVSPKGSKSDYVTMRGIFGLEWPEPLVTFALSCGSWSSPAVRVYSADQVENELERAKRDYLQAAIGISTPNRLAIPKLLDWYLRDFAKDVDSLMDWICLQLPDELRTEAIKCLEMAKRSPIQQLIQLLPYEFRFRYLLAP; this is translated from the exons ATGAATGCCAAAGCGCGGACGCGGTCGCAAGgcacgaaagcttccccgaagaaCGAGAAA GGAAGCGGCAAGGAGAAGAAGACTGGGATGGAGCGTAATGGATCAATGGCTACAGAGGATGTATCCAAGAGATGCCAATCTAGAAGCGATAGGAAGCTTGCTCTGCAGCAAGAT GTTGATAAGCTAAGGAAGAAGCTGAGAAACGAAGAGAATATCCACAGAGCTTTGGAGAGGGCTTTCACCAGACCTTTGGGTGCTCTTCCTCGCCTTCCACCATATCTGCCTTCACAT ACTCTGGAACTTCTGGCTGAAGTCGCCGTATTAGAAGAAGAGGTGGTTCGCCTCGAAGAACAGGTGGTGAATTTTTGGCAAGGCCTCTATCACGAAGCTATATTTATCTCATCCtgcaagaaaacgaaggaattagGATCTGATGCTCGGTTCCTTTCTCAATGCTCCAAAACATTGGAGCAACCAAAGTCGTATTCGGATTCAGCATATTCTGAAGACTCGGTCTTCATCAAACAGCCAACCTCTGTGCAGCGGTCTTCGAACATGGACCAAACCATCACTTCATCTACTCGTTTCACCAATGGCAAACTTGCACCAAAGAAGCCGCACTCATCTTTGGCGGTCACTGATAAGCAGCAAGGAAAAGAGAACCTTATTAGTGGTAATGTTGGTAGGAACTGCAAGAAATCTCCAGCAAAGAAAGTCCCAAAAGTGAGCGCTGCTGCAAAGAGAGATACACAGGCAGATTCGTGG CCAAAATGCACTTCTGTCTATGATGAAGGAGCTGAAATTAAGTTAAGTGGTTGTTTAAAAGAAGCAGCATTTGAGAAGGCCAATACTACAAGTGAATCAACACTTCATGAACCGAATGGCCCGAACAAACTATCTGAGGATATCTTGAAGTGCCTGATGGATGTTTTCTCACGGATGAGCTCCCCGGGGAACACAAAAGAGCACATGGAGACATCTCCATCAGTATCAGGATCTAGTGGGCGTTTGGAAGAGTCGGATTCCATAGACCCATATGGTATCTGTGCAGAATTTGGAAGAAGAGACATTGGCCCATACAAACTTTTCCAAGCAGTTGAAACAAGCTTGAATGTTCGAGACCTTCTCATGGGTTGTTCATTTCTTACATCGAGATTAAA ACGTCTGCTCGGAGAACTTGCATCAGTGGATTTAGCAGGTCTTACACATCAGCAGAAGATTGCATTCTGGATTAACATTTACAATTCATGCATGATGAAT GCATTTCTAGAGCAAGGGATTCCTGCTAATCCTGAGATGATTATTGCACTGATGCTAAAG GCTATGATTAATGTGGGTGGTCACCTACTCAATGCAATGACAATTGAACATTTCATACTGAGGCTGCCTTATCGGTCGACACAA GTCTCCCCGAAGGGTTCTAAAAGTGATTATGTGACAATGCGAGGCATATTTGGATTGGAATGGCCTGAACCCTTGGTTACATTTGCACTTTCATGTGGAAGTTGGTCGTCCCCCGCt GTGAGAGTGTATTCAGCAGATCAAGTCGAGAATGAGTTGGAAAGAGCCAAGAGAGACTATTTGCAAGCAGCCATTGGTATTTCCACACCAAACAGATTGGCAATTCCTAAGCTGCTCGACTGGTACCTACGTGATTTTGCCAAAGATGTTGATTCTTTAATGGATTGGATCTGCTTGCAACTGCCAGATGAGTTGAGGACTGAAGCAATCAAATGCCTTGAGATGGCCAAAAGAAGTCCAATTCAGCAGCTGATTCAACTTCTTCCATATGAGTTCAGATTCAGATACCTTTTGGCTCCATAA
- the LOC135619760 gene encoding uncharacterized protein LOC135619760 isoform X2 yields MIWIGKFEGSGKEKKTGMERNGSMATEDVSKRCQSRSDRKLALQQDVDKLRKKLRNEENIHRALERAFTRPLGALPRLPPYLPSHTLELLAEVAVLEEEVVRLEEQVVNFWQGLYHEAIFISSCKKTKELGSDARFLSQCSKTLEQPKSYSDSAYSEDSVFIKQPTSVQRSSNMDQTITSSTRFTNGKLAPKKPHSSLAVTDKQQGKENLISGNVGRNCKKSPAKKVPKVSAAAKRDTQADSWPKCTSVYDEGAEIKLSGCLKEAAFEKANTTSESTLHEPNGPNKLSEDILKCLMDVFSRMSSPGNTKEHMETSPSVSGSSGRLEESDSIDPYGICAEFGRRDIGPYKLFQAVETSLNVRDLLMGCSFLTSRLKRLLGELASVDLAGLTHQQKIAFWINIYNSCMMNAFLEQGIPANPEMIIALMLKAMINVGGHLLNAMTIEHFILRLPYRSTQVSPKGSKSDYVTMRGIFGLEWPEPLVTFALSCGSWSSPAVRVYSADQVENELERAKRDYLQAAIGISTPNRLAIPKLLDWYLRDFAKDVDSLMDWICLQLPDELRTEAIKCLEMAKRSPIQQLIQLLPYEFRFRYLLAP; encoded by the exons ATGATATGGATTGGCAAATTCGAG GGAAGCGGCAAGGAGAAGAAGACTGGGATGGAGCGTAATGGATCAATGGCTACAGAGGATGTATCCAAGAGATGCCAATCTAGAAGCGATAGGAAGCTTGCTCTGCAGCAAGAT GTTGATAAGCTAAGGAAGAAGCTGAGAAACGAAGAGAATATCCACAGAGCTTTGGAGAGGGCTTTCACCAGACCTTTGGGTGCTCTTCCTCGCCTTCCACCATATCTGCCTTCACAT ACTCTGGAACTTCTGGCTGAAGTCGCCGTATTAGAAGAAGAGGTGGTTCGCCTCGAAGAACAGGTGGTGAATTTTTGGCAAGGCCTCTATCACGAAGCTATATTTATCTCATCCtgcaagaaaacgaaggaattagGATCTGATGCTCGGTTCCTTTCTCAATGCTCCAAAACATTGGAGCAACCAAAGTCGTATTCGGATTCAGCATATTCTGAAGACTCGGTCTTCATCAAACAGCCAACCTCTGTGCAGCGGTCTTCGAACATGGACCAAACCATCACTTCATCTACTCGTTTCACCAATGGCAAACTTGCACCAAAGAAGCCGCACTCATCTTTGGCGGTCACTGATAAGCAGCAAGGAAAAGAGAACCTTATTAGTGGTAATGTTGGTAGGAACTGCAAGAAATCTCCAGCAAAGAAAGTCCCAAAAGTGAGCGCTGCTGCAAAGAGAGATACACAGGCAGATTCGTGG CCAAAATGCACTTCTGTCTATGATGAAGGAGCTGAAATTAAGTTAAGTGGTTGTTTAAAAGAAGCAGCATTTGAGAAGGCCAATACTACAAGTGAATCAACACTTCATGAACCGAATGGCCCGAACAAACTATCTGAGGATATCTTGAAGTGCCTGATGGATGTTTTCTCACGGATGAGCTCCCCGGGGAACACAAAAGAGCACATGGAGACATCTCCATCAGTATCAGGATCTAGTGGGCGTTTGGAAGAGTCGGATTCCATAGACCCATATGGTATCTGTGCAGAATTTGGAAGAAGAGACATTGGCCCATACAAACTTTTCCAAGCAGTTGAAACAAGCTTGAATGTTCGAGACCTTCTCATGGGTTGTTCATTTCTTACATCGAGATTAAA ACGTCTGCTCGGAGAACTTGCATCAGTGGATTTAGCAGGTCTTACACATCAGCAGAAGATTGCATTCTGGATTAACATTTACAATTCATGCATGATGAAT GCATTTCTAGAGCAAGGGATTCCTGCTAATCCTGAGATGATTATTGCACTGATGCTAAAG GCTATGATTAATGTGGGTGGTCACCTACTCAATGCAATGACAATTGAACATTTCATACTGAGGCTGCCTTATCGGTCGACACAA GTCTCCCCGAAGGGTTCTAAAAGTGATTATGTGACAATGCGAGGCATATTTGGATTGGAATGGCCTGAACCCTTGGTTACATTTGCACTTTCATGTGGAAGTTGGTCGTCCCCCGCt GTGAGAGTGTATTCAGCAGATCAAGTCGAGAATGAGTTGGAAAGAGCCAAGAGAGACTATTTGCAAGCAGCCATTGGTATTTCCACACCAAACAGATTGGCAATTCCTAAGCTGCTCGACTGGTACCTACGTGATTTTGCCAAAGATGTTGATTCTTTAATGGATTGGATCTGCTTGCAACTGCCAGATGAGTTGAGGACTGAAGCAATCAAATGCCTTGAGATGGCCAAAAGAAGTCCAATTCAGCAGCTGATTCAACTTCTTCCATATGAGTTCAGATTCAGATACCTTTTGGCTCCATAA
- the LOC135618461 gene encoding transcription factor HEC2-like, whose amino-acid sequence MDVDLSNSRQQNQVNMMNLMLELAETDQVSTDPLQEYLPTPTFAAPQTPTHLSGNGDLSLVREMAFQIAAMQPIDIDPESARPPRKRRNVRVSKDPQSVAARLRRERISERIRVLQRMVPGGTKMDTASMLDEAVRYVKFLQTQVQSLERAAAAGAVPAHGNCCSCFRDTYQLQ is encoded by the coding sequence ATGGACGTCGACTTGTCAAACTCTCGTCAACAGAACCAagtgaacatgatgaacttgatgctgGAACTTGCTGAAACCGATCAGGTCTCCACGGATCCACTGCAAGAGTACTTACCTACTCCCACCTTTGCTGCTCCTCAAACCCCCACACATCTATCCGGCAATGGCGACCTATCACTAGTGAGGGAGATGGCGTTCCAGATAGCCGCGATGCAGCCGATCGACATCGATCCGGAGTCCGCCCGGCCGCCGCGGAAGCGCCGGAACGTCAGGGTCTCGAAGGACCCGCAGAGCGTGGCGGCCAGGCTCCGCAGGGAGCGCATAAGCGAGCGGATCCGGGTGCTGCAGCGAATGGTTCCCGGCGGGACGAAGATGGACACGGCGTCGATGCTGGACGAGGCCGTCCGCTACGTCAAGTTCCTGCAGACGCAGGTGCAGTCGCTGGAACGAGCTGCGGCTGCTGGAGCTGTGCCGGCCCACGGCAACTGCTGCTCCTGCTTCCGGGACACGTATCAGCTGCAGTAA